In one window of Leguminivora glycinivorella isolate SPB_JAAS2020 chromosome 10, LegGlyc_1.1, whole genome shotgun sequence DNA:
- the LOC125230651 gene encoding uncharacterized protein LOC125230651, with product MLWDVTHPKSKNRRSRQKAKEDFIQAYSMRYGISYSFKDVRKFIRSVQQRRRRSLKQMKQLPKVVSATEENATCNTLRTTEIEVFLPSIDEFNRGLTTEPETMPACIPMTIIPDQVCQELNQELFIDPSQELSEQLVTATEPQGEDSINIDDFLEIELGILGTDSNTNWPIQDLSTFQQM from the exons ATGCTGTGGGATGTGACTCACCCTAAATCTAAGAATCGTAGATCACGTCAAAAAGCCAAAGAAGATTTCATCCAAGCCTACTCTATGAGATATGGTATCTCTTACAGTTTCAAAGATGTGCGCAAATTTATACGTTCTGTTCAACAGCGACGACGCCGCAGCTTG aAACAAATGAAACAACTTCCAAAAGTTGTGTCTGCCACCGAAGAAAACGCAACCTGTAATACACTTCGG accaCGGAGATTGAAGTTTTCCTTCCGAGTATTGATGAGTTTAACCGAGGACTCACAACTGAA CCCGAAACGATGCCGGCCTGCATTCCTATGACAATTATTCCGGATCAAGTTTGTCAAGAACTAAATCAAGAATTATTTATAGATCCATCTCAAGAGCTTTCAGAGCAATTAGTTACA GCAACCGAGCCGCAAGGTGAAGATAGTATAAATATAGATGATTTTCTTGAGATAGAG ttGGGCATACTTGGCACTGATAGCAACACCAACTGGCCAATACAA GATCTTTCAACCTTTCAACAGATGTAA